One Lysinibacillus fusiformis genomic window carries:
- a CDS encoding terminase gpA endonuclease subunit, whose protein sequence is MNALTSPWESWEEKTNGQDHAKMIARRERFNCDIPEEVLVLTTGVDVHDELLEVEIVGWGIDEISWAFLDTVSRLNNIFEAF, encoded by the coding sequence ATGAATGCATTAACTTCTCCGTGGGAATCGTGGGAAGAAAAGACCAATGGGCAAGACCATGCGAAAATGATTGCACGTAGAGAACGTTTTAACTGTGATATTCCAGAAGAGGTACTTGTGTTAACAACTGGAGTCGATGTACATGACGAACTATTAGAGGTTGAAATTGTCGGTTGGGGAATCGATGAGATTAGCTGGGCATTTCTAGATACAGTGAGTCGATTGAATAATATTTTTGAAGCGTTCTAA
- a CDS encoding amino acid permease translates to MANKELKRGLEARHIQMIALGGTIGVGLFMGSASAIQWTGPSVLLAYAISGIFIFFIMRAMGEMLYMEPSTGSFATFGYKYIHPLAGYLTAWSNWFQWIIVGMSEIIAVGTYMQYWYPDLPAWIPGLIAMVILGVANFISVKSFGEFEFWFAMIKIVTIILMIIAGFGLIFFGIGNGGIAIGLSNLWEHGGFFTGGWTGFFFALSLVVAAYQGVELIGITAGEAKNPQKTITNAIQSVIWRILIFYIGAIFVIITVYPWDQLGTIGSPFVATFAKVGITAAAGIINFVVITAAMSGCNSGIYSAGRMLYTLAMNGQAPKFFAKLSSNGVPLFGTAGVLIGLVIGVVLSYIAPENLFVYVYSASVLPGMVPWFIILISQIRFRKVKDGQMAKHPFKMPFAPVTNYVTIAFLVMVLIGMWINDDTRVSLIVGIVFLVLVTMSYYVFGIGKRRPVEMDDHH, encoded by the coding sequence GTGGCAAATAAAGAATTAAAAAGAGGCTTAGAGGCGCGTCATATTCAAATGATTGCTCTCGGTGGCACGATTGGTGTAGGTCTATTTATGGGCTCTGCCAGTGCCATTCAGTGGACAGGACCGTCTGTGCTACTTGCTTATGCTATATCGGGGATTTTTATATTTTTCATCATGCGTGCAATGGGTGAGATGCTCTATATGGAACCGAGCACAGGCTCATTTGCAACATTTGGTTATAAGTATATTCATCCATTAGCGGGCTATTTAACGGCGTGGAGTAACTGGTTTCAGTGGATTATCGTTGGGATGTCCGAAATCATTGCAGTAGGAACTTATATGCAGTATTGGTATCCAGATTTACCAGCGTGGATTCCTGGCTTAATCGCGATGGTGATTCTAGGTGTTGCGAACTTTATCTCAGTGAAATCGTTCGGTGAATTTGAATTCTGGTTTGCGATGATTAAAATTGTCACGATAATTCTCATGATTATCGCAGGCTTTGGACTAATCTTCTTTGGTATTGGTAATGGTGGTATCGCAATAGGGTTATCGAATCTTTGGGAACATGGCGGCTTCTTTACGGGTGGCTGGACTGGCTTCTTCTTTGCGTTATCATTGGTTGTAGCAGCTTACCAAGGGGTTGAACTAATCGGGATAACAGCGGGAGAAGCAAAAAATCCGCAAAAAACAATTACCAATGCGATTCAAAGTGTTATTTGGCGTATTTTAATATTCTATATTGGTGCAATTTTTGTCATTATAACTGTTTACCCGTGGGATCAATTAGGTACAATTGGCAGCCCGTTTGTAGCAACCTTTGCAAAGGTTGGGATTACTGCGGCAGCAGGGATTATTAATTTCGTTGTCATCACAGCGGCAATGTCTGGCTGTAATAGCGGAATTTATAGCGCAGGACGTATGCTGTATACCCTTGCGATGAATGGCCAAGCGCCAAAATTCTTTGCGAAGCTTTCTAGTAACGGCGTGCCGTTATTTGGGACAGCGGGTGTACTTATTGGATTAGTCATTGGCGTTGTCCTTAGTTATATTGCACCTGAAAATTTATTTGTCTATGTATACAGTGCAAGTGTGCTACCTGGGATGGTGCCATGGTTTATTATTTTGATTAGTCAAATTCGCTTTAGAAAAGTAAAAGATGGACAAATGGCAAAACATCCATTTAAAATGCCGTTTGCGCCAGTTACCAACTATGTAACAATTGCTTTTTTAGTGATGGTACTTATCGGTATGTGGATTAATGACGATACACGTGTATCATTAATCGTAGGGATTGTGTTCCTTGTCCTTGTTACAATGAGCTACTATGTTTTCGGTATCGGCAAACGTCGTCCAGTTGAAATGGATGATCACCATTAA
- a CDS encoding Ger(x)C family spore germination protein, whose translation MSRKILCLTSFVLLLLLLGCGEKELKVPLEDVGMVGIMAFDYIDADKMQLTVAIPQYSPQAEQNTQIFSVATDLVSNGIVEIEKLSDKKIVFNQLRVVLINEELARNGDVRKVIQHLYRNAEVGNKVLIAIVKERGEEMLRYKYPDKPNINFYLNDLLQPSINTAFNPNTNIHDFMYEITNPVMDPILPFIDKNNDKIEIKGVVVFKGNNMFETIKPEEALLIQAIKGRKNLAPLDINMNQGHGKERLMLDLIENSVKIKSNKSMESPKLTIKLKIKGTLSEYKGEREAELITANSLAVLEDDVNKELEEDIKKFFDKLNDMKVDPSGLSEYFRMYYHGKWKKEMTREIISKLEVDVEVKTSIISTGTLK comes from the coding sequence ATGAGTAGAAAAATTCTTTGCCTAACTTCTTTTGTTCTCCTTCTTCTTTTGCTAGGTTGTGGAGAAAAAGAACTAAAAGTTCCATTGGAAGATGTAGGAATGGTGGGTATTATGGCTTTTGACTACATTGATGCTGATAAAATGCAATTAACTGTTGCGATACCACAATATTCTCCGCAAGCAGAGCAAAATACACAAATTTTCTCTGTTGCGACAGACCTTGTTTCTAATGGGATTGTCGAAATCGAAAAATTATCTGATAAAAAAATCGTTTTCAATCAGTTGCGCGTTGTTCTGATAAATGAAGAGTTAGCACGAAACGGGGATGTTCGAAAAGTGATTCAGCATTTATACAGAAATGCTGAAGTCGGTAACAAGGTGCTCATTGCGATTGTCAAGGAACGAGGAGAAGAGATGTTGAGGTATAAATACCCAGACAAACCCAATATCAATTTTTATTTAAATGACTTATTGCAACCAAGCATTAACACCGCGTTTAACCCAAATACAAATATCCATGATTTTATGTATGAGATTACAAATCCAGTAATGGACCCAATTCTCCCGTTTATTGATAAAAATAATGATAAGATTGAAATTAAAGGAGTAGTGGTGTTTAAAGGAAATAATATGTTTGAAACCATAAAGCCAGAAGAGGCTTTGTTGATTCAGGCAATCAAAGGTAGAAAAAATCTAGCCCCTTTGGATATAAATATGAATCAAGGGCATGGTAAAGAAAGATTGATGCTCGACTTAATTGAAAACAGTGTGAAAATAAAGAGCAATAAGAGTATGGAATCGCCAAAACTCACGATTAAGCTAAAGATTAAAGGGACGCTAAGCGAGTACAAAGGTGAACGAGAAGCCGAGTTAATTACTGCGAATAGTTTAGCGGTTTTAGAGGACGATGTAAATAAAGAACTTGAAGAGGATATTAAAAAGTTTTTTGATAAGCTGAATGACATGAAAGTGGACCCAAGTGGATTAAGTGAATATTTCAGAATGTACTATCATGGAAAATGGAAGAAAGAAATGACAAGAGAAATTATTAGTAAATTAGAGGTAGATGTTGAAGTGAAAACGTCTATTATTAGTACAGGCACTTTAAAATAA
- a CDS encoding spore germination protein, translating into MNDKTQQVIDLLKKQMHGIDDVIFKKVYTDEGNVTVIYISSLVEKMTVQSMIFIPLANHVSQILRVAESNDINNMETILQKLNGGQTLLFFHQINQLRTIDTYSAPTRSITNTETESTVIGPQDAFTESLETNISLVKRRIQNPMLKNEIRTVGTETSIKISIMYMDNIVNKENLENLRERIDKIDYTFFTDISELKQLIEDNPLSPFPQYYMSVRPDSVSQYLIDGRIVIFMDNSQAAVVCPTSFFEMFISIEDYYNRWSTASLLRMLRFFGFFLTIMITPMYISALTFHPEILPYELLLNLQESRSKVPFPPLIEVLFIELIIEVLREAGSRMPAKVGQTIGIVGGIVIGTAAVEAGLLSNILIVLVATSALLSFLPPIFLMSNTSRFVRYIFIISAGFFGLFGQMLAFAWLIHHLLSLKSLGTPYMTPIIPRKAKDLLDSVVRFPTKYLTAKKGISRAQKK; encoded by the coding sequence ATGAATGACAAAACACAACAGGTCATTGATTTGTTAAAGAAACAAATGCACGGAATAGATGATGTCATATTTAAAAAAGTCTACACGGATGAGGGAAATGTTACGGTAATATATATTTCCTCACTTGTAGAGAAAATGACCGTCCAATCAATGATATTCATACCACTAGCCAATCATGTTAGTCAAATTCTTCGTGTAGCGGAATCAAATGACATCAATAATATGGAGACAATTTTACAAAAATTGAATGGTGGTCAAACCCTGTTATTCTTTCATCAAATCAATCAACTACGAACAATTGACACCTATAGTGCCCCGACGCGCTCAATCACAAATACAGAAACAGAATCGACGGTTATTGGACCACAGGACGCTTTTACAGAATCATTAGAGACGAATATTTCCTTAGTGAAAAGACGTATTCAAAACCCGATGTTGAAAAATGAAATAAGAACTGTAGGAACCGAGACAAGTATTAAAATATCTATTATGTATATGGATAATATTGTGAATAAGGAGAATTTAGAGAACCTAAGAGAACGCATTGATAAAATAGACTATACTTTTTTTACGGATATTTCTGAGTTGAAGCAATTAATTGAAGATAATCCATTATCGCCATTTCCTCAGTATTATATGAGTGTACGACCAGATAGTGTCAGTCAATATCTCATTGATGGAAGAATTGTCATATTTATGGACAATAGTCAGGCAGCGGTCGTTTGTCCAACTTCCTTTTTCGAAATGTTCATTTCCATCGAAGATTATTATAACCGTTGGTCAACAGCATCTTTGCTTCGAATGCTTCGATTTTTTGGGTTTTTCCTGACGATTATGATCACCCCGATGTATATCTCTGCTTTAACATTTCATCCAGAGATTTTGCCATATGAGCTGTTATTAAATCTGCAAGAGTCAAGAAGTAAGGTACCATTTCCACCACTCATTGAAGTGTTGTTTATCGAGCTCATCATCGAAGTGTTACGGGAAGCCGGGTCACGAATGCCTGCAAAAGTCGGTCAAACGATTGGTATCGTAGGTGGTATTGTAATTGGTACGGCAGCAGTAGAAGCAGGCCTGTTAAGTAATATACTCATTGTGTTAGTCGCAACTTCAGCCTTACTGTCCTTCCTGCCACCTATTTTTTTAATGAGTAATACGAGTAGGTTTGTGCGTTATATTTTTATCATATCTGCCGGTTTTTTTGGATTGTTTGGACAAATGTTAGCGTTTGCCTGGTTAATACACCATTTACTAAGTTTGAAATCTTTAGGTACACCTTATATGACGCCCATTATACCTCGTAAAGCTAAAGATTTATTGGATAGTGTAGTCAGGTTTCCAACTAAATACTTAACGGCAAAAAAGGGAATATCAAGAGCTCAAAAAAAATAG
- the preA gene encoding NAD-dependent dihydropyrimidine dehydrogenase subunit PreA yields the protein MADLRIDLAGIKSPNPFWLASAPPTNSGYQVQRAFEAGWGGAVWKTLGEPILNVSSRFAAVSYNGQRVAGFNNIELITDRPLEVNLKEIYETKKRFPNHAIIVSLMVEPKQEKWHEIVKRVEDVGVDGLELNFGCPHGMAERGMGSASGQVPELVEKQTFWVKEVARTPVIVKLTPNITDITVTAEAATRGGADAISMINTINSLAGVDLDTWNTVPHVAGKGAHGGYCGPAVKPIALNMVAECARKPFINVPISGIGGISNWQDAAEFMLMGATGVQVCTAAMHHGFSIVEDMIDGLNNYLDDKGIASAMDLVGRSVLRYADWGNLDLNYKIVAEINNDVCINCNKCHIACEDTSHQCIDLYAESGRPMLKVREEDCVGCNLCSIVCPVDGAITMVERKSAIAPMTWNERQSLIGSLSR from the coding sequence GTGGCAGATTTGCGCATTGACTTAGCGGGGATAAAATCACCAAATCCATTTTGGCTAGCTTCAGCTCCGCCAACGAATTCAGGCTATCAAGTGCAGCGGGCATTTGAAGCTGGATGGGGCGGAGCTGTATGGAAAACATTAGGTGAACCAATTTTGAATGTTTCATCTCGTTTTGCAGCAGTTAGCTATAACGGACAAAGAGTAGCAGGTTTTAATAATATTGAACTGATTACAGATCGCCCTTTAGAAGTGAATCTAAAAGAAATTTATGAAACAAAAAAAAGGTTTCCCAATCATGCGATTATTGTTTCTTTGATGGTAGAGCCAAAGCAAGAAAAGTGGCATGAAATTGTAAAACGAGTAGAAGATGTGGGAGTTGATGGTCTTGAGCTTAATTTTGGTTGTCCACATGGGATGGCAGAACGAGGGATGGGTTCTGCCTCTGGTCAAGTTCCTGAATTGGTTGAAAAGCAAACGTTTTGGGTGAAAGAAGTTGCACGTACACCAGTCATTGTAAAGCTAACGCCGAATATTACTGATATTACGGTAACGGCGGAAGCGGCAACTAGAGGTGGAGCTGATGCTATCAGTATGATTAATACGATTAATAGCTTAGCCGGTGTTGACTTAGATACGTGGAATACAGTCCCACATGTTGCTGGTAAGGGGGCACATGGTGGTTATTGCGGCCCGGCCGTTAAACCCATTGCGCTAAACATGGTTGCAGAATGTGCGCGTAAACCATTCATCAATGTACCTATTTCTGGTATCGGGGGTATTTCCAATTGGCAAGATGCTGCGGAATTTATGTTGATGGGTGCAACTGGGGTTCAAGTTTGTACAGCGGCGATGCACCATGGATTTAGTATAGTAGAGGACATGATTGATGGCCTTAATAATTATTTAGATGATAAAGGGATTGCATCAGCAATGGATTTAGTTGGTCGGTCGGTACTGCGTTATGCTGACTGGGGCAATTTAGACTTAAATTACAAAATTGTTGCTGAAATTAATAATGATGTCTGCATTAATTGTAATAAGTGTCATATCGCTTGTGAAGATACATCGCATCAATGTATCGATCTGTATGCAGAGAGTGGTCGTCCGATGCTTAAGGTTCGTGAAGAAGATTGTGTTGGCTGTAATTTATGCTCAATTGTTTGCCCAGTAGATGGAGCGATTACAATGGTTGAAAGAAAATCAGCTATTGCGCCAATGACTTGGAATGAACGCCAATCGCTTATCGGTAGTCTATCTCGATAA
- a CDS encoding NCS1 family transporter encodes MEKDGNYLKSPDLLPVTHQQRNIGAFGFAVIWIGMAIVLAAFAIGGSAIMSLPMPMVILATLIGSCLIGVFMTLIGDIGIEHGLSFPVYMRAPFGTFGTHIPSLVRGVTAACWFGINTYFGAMAINGILNLMFGYNNWFVCFLVFAALQLFNTSLGIKSIERFADLAAPIIILISCWMYITLADNATAQGKDVWTWVEAPATGMAAFTAFMVVIMANMGFWATLAADMPSLSRFFKAPKNERNWFKRNKTQLVGSLIVMPITNTFMIVIGAVCYMAVSSADPINALQQSASGIVLGILLLMIVLAQWSTNTSANVIPAATIFSNIGGPKVPFWVGVVIAGVIGILAQPWSLFDVLVNALLIIGGILTAIVGILFADYYLIRKRRVNVKELYELDGQFKYFKGFNFAGLIAWIIGGAIANMFPTYSSLIGFFVGALLYYVLAKYWWFKKYPQAELEDPSDAKYLGITAGHNLDEIFGQEPVPMPPVIPDEVDPVDSVDPVLEIKGAE; translated from the coding sequence ATGGAGAAAGACGGGAATTATTTGAAATCCCCTGATTTACTTCCAGTGACACATCAACAAAGAAATATTGGCGCATTTGGTTTTGCGGTAATTTGGATAGGTATGGCGATTGTCTTAGCTGCTTTTGCAATAGGTGGATCGGCCATTATGAGTTTACCAATGCCAATGGTTATTTTAGCGACATTAATTGGCTCATGTTTAATCGGCGTGTTTATGACGTTAATTGGTGATATCGGCATTGAGCATGGCTTATCATTTCCGGTATATATGCGCGCGCCCTTCGGTACATTTGGCACGCATATACCTTCGCTAGTTCGTGGCGTGACAGCGGCATGTTGGTTTGGCATCAACACCTATTTCGGTGCAATGGCAATTAATGGGATTTTGAATTTAATGTTTGGATATAACAATTGGTTTGTATGCTTCCTCGTTTTTGCGGCGTTACAGTTATTCAATACATCGCTTGGCATTAAATCCATCGAGCGATTTGCAGATTTAGCAGCACCTATTATTATTTTAATTTCGTGTTGGATGTATATTACGCTGGCAGACAATGCAACTGCCCAAGGAAAAGATGTCTGGACTTGGGTGGAAGCACCAGCAACGGGGATGGCCGCCTTTACAGCATTTATGGTGGTGATTATGGCGAACATGGGATTCTGGGCAACATTGGCAGCCGACATGCCATCGCTATCCCGTTTCTTTAAAGCACCAAAAAACGAACGAAACTGGTTTAAACGTAATAAAACACAGTTAGTTGGTTCACTGATTGTCATGCCTATTACCAATACTTTTATGATTGTAATTGGTGCAGTTTGTTATATGGCTGTTTCATCTGCTGATCCAATAAACGCACTGCAACAAAGTGCAAGCGGTATTGTCTTAGGCATCCTATTGCTTATGATTGTATTAGCACAATGGTCTACCAATACGTCAGCCAATGTTATTCCTGCGGCGACGATTTTCTCGAATATTGGTGGTCCAAAAGTGCCGTTTTGGGTTGGTGTAGTGATAGCTGGGGTAATTGGGATTCTAGCACAGCCATGGAGTTTATTTGACGTGTTAGTAAATGCATTATTAATTATTGGCGGCATTTTAACTGCAATTGTTGGTATTTTATTTGCCGATTATTATTTAATTCGTAAACGTCGCGTAAACGTCAAAGAACTTTACGAGTTAGATGGTCAATTTAAGTATTTTAAAGGCTTTAACTTTGCAGGTTTAATCGCTTGGATCATTGGTGGGGCCATAGCAAATATGTTTCCGACCTATTCATCATTAATTGGTTTCTTCGTGGGGGCACTTCTTTATTATGTGTTAGCGAAATATTGGTGGTTCAAAAAGTACCCACAAGCTGAACTAGAAGATCCTAGTGATGCCAAGTATTTAGGGATTACAGCTGGTCATAATTTGGATGAGATCTTCGGTCAAGAACCAGTCCCTATGCCACCAGTTATACCAGATGAGGTGGACCCAGTAGATTCAGTTGATCCAGTACTCGAAATAAAAGGAGCAGAATAA
- a CDS encoding DUF5658 family protein: MNIFDGFATHYGLMLHIIEELNPMMDFLWMTSPILFLVMKMMLSYFLSALSYLIYHKSSERFQKLFSICLIGLLIIYLGIFALHMYWLTML; encoded by the coding sequence TTGAATATTTTTGATGGTTTTGCCACGCATTACGGGCTCATGCTACATATTATTGAAGAATTAAACCCTATGATGGATTTCTTATGGATGACGAGTCCAATCTTGTTTTTAGTGATGAAAATGATGCTGTCATATTTCCTTTCTGCTCTTTCCTATTTAATTTATCACAAGAGCAGCGAACGGTTCCAAAAACTTTTCTCCATCTGCTTGATAGGGTTATTAATCATTTACTTAGGCATATTCGCCCTCCATATGTATTGGTTAACGATGCTGTAA
- a CDS encoding GerAB/ArcD/ProY family transporter — translation MSTNNQKVLNGYHVVFLVQSVMIGTGILSLPQKVSSLGYSQAFMPLLFGVIASLTLWPMIWINGKYPNANLFRINEILLGKWLGKIINFFFVLQFIVFCAGIISNYMHLIQSTALQEQTITLPVFCFLLLLVYIVSGDIKSIARFCMLTIFIMIGMVFFTSWAFEKGEMSHFLPLFNFTGAEFYDAMKRGYLSILGYELIMFYYPYIVQQKKAFKHSLIGIWISILFCFITTAISVMYYSEWQLKNIEFSVLNLFKAGEFSFVERIDIIGITLWVFLILSTVATYLWCAKKGVDSLISKNSKVYLYILAIIIFFVVKMPFSRNFQDKLFIGSNYVAYMMIIWPIFLSIVYLLRKKKQVQS, via the coding sequence TTGAGTACAAACAATCAAAAGGTCTTAAATGGCTATCATGTGGTCTTTTTAGTACAAAGCGTAATGATTGGTACGGGTATTCTATCACTACCTCAAAAAGTTAGTTCTTTAGGTTATAGTCAGGCGTTTATGCCACTGTTGTTTGGTGTCATTGCAAGCTTAACACTTTGGCCAATGATTTGGATTAATGGCAAGTATCCAAATGCAAATTTATTCCGGATCAATGAAATCTTGTTAGGTAAATGGCTAGGAAAAATCATTAATTTTTTCTTTGTCCTTCAATTTATTGTTTTTTGTGCAGGGATTATTAGTAATTACATGCACCTTATTCAAAGTACGGCTCTTCAGGAGCAGACAATTACCTTACCTGTGTTTTGTTTTCTGTTATTACTTGTTTACATTGTAAGTGGCGATATTAAATCCATCGCAAGATTTTGCATGCTGACTATCTTTATTATGATAGGTATGGTGTTTTTCACGAGTTGGGCATTTGAAAAGGGGGAGATGAGTCACTTTCTCCCTTTATTCAATTTCACAGGTGCAGAATTTTATGATGCCATGAAGAGAGGGTATCTATCCATTCTAGGGTATGAATTAATCATGTTTTACTATCCGTATATAGTCCAACAAAAAAAAGCTTTTAAACATTCGTTAATAGGTATATGGATAAGCATTCTATTTTGTTTTATCACAACTGCCATTAGTGTGATGTACTACTCGGAATGGCAACTGAAAAATATAGAATTTTCGGTGTTAAACCTCTTTAAAGCAGGCGAATTTTCATTTGTTGAAAGAATTGATATTATTGGGATCACGCTATGGGTATTTTTAATATTATCAACGGTCGCTACCTATCTATGGTGTGCGAAAAAGGGCGTAGATTCTCTAATATCGAAAAACAGTAAAGTGTATTTATATATATTGGCGATTATCATTTTCTTTGTTGTGAAGATGCCATTTTCACGGAATTTTCAAGATAAATTATTCATCGGAAGTAACTATGTTGCGTATATGATGATTATTTGGCCGATCTTTTTAAGTATTGTTTATTTACTTCGAAAAAAGAAGCAGGTGCAGTCATGA
- a CDS encoding NAD(P)-dependent oxidoreductase: MVSMTLQLDRNFVELTSRMTKNEAIEEANRCLYCYDAPCITACPTSIQIPNFIKKIASGNMKGSATTILEANPIGASCARVCPTEELCEGACVLNSSTKPIKIGHLQRYATDWAMESNVELFKKGQSNGQKVAVIGAGPAGLSAARELSRFGYRVTVYEAESKAGGLGNYGIVSFRLPNEVVDWEVEQIVKLGVDIKTNTTVGIDISADEILQQYDSVILAVGMGAVPNVGIEGEDLAGVHDAIEFVKQTKIGPLSTDLIGKRVAVIGAGNTAIDGATCAVRLGADNVKILYRRTQKEMTAYQFEFEFAKQDGVEFKWLTAPKKIIGNQAGEVVAIECIKMKLGEAGADGRQRPEEVAGSNFMIEVDAVIKAIGQTRFVSLIEAFGLKHTNGVVDIDEATMQTSNHKVFACGDVVFGNGQGEAMVVTAVQQGKDAAYMIHERLRKPSEIA; the protein is encoded by the coding sequence ATGGTATCAATGACTTTGCAACTTGACCGAAATTTTGTTGAATTGACAAGCAGGATGACTAAAAATGAAGCAATAGAAGAGGCGAACCGCTGCTTATATTGTTACGATGCACCGTGTATTACAGCTTGCCCGACTAGCATTCAAATCCCAAATTTCATTAAGAAAATCGCTTCAGGTAATATGAAAGGTTCTGCTACAACGATACTGGAGGCAAATCCGATTGGTGCAAGCTGTGCAAGAGTTTGTCCGACCGAAGAGTTATGTGAAGGGGCATGTGTGTTAAATTCCTCGACAAAACCGATAAAAATAGGCCATTTACAGCGCTATGCAACGGATTGGGCGATGGAGTCGAATGTCGAGCTATTTAAGAAAGGACAAAGTAATGGACAAAAGGTAGCAGTCATTGGCGCAGGTCCTGCTGGTTTATCTGCTGCGCGCGAGCTTAGTCGTTTTGGTTATCGTGTTACCGTATATGAAGCTGAGTCAAAAGCAGGTGGCCTAGGGAACTATGGCATCGTGTCATTCCGTTTACCGAACGAGGTGGTGGATTGGGAAGTTGAACAAATTGTAAAACTTGGCGTAGACATTAAAACAAATACAACAGTAGGCATCGATATCTCGGCTGATGAAATTTTACAACAATATGACAGTGTCATTTTGGCTGTTGGTATGGGTGCCGTACCGAATGTAGGTATTGAAGGGGAAGATCTAGCTGGCGTTCATGATGCAATCGAATTTGTTAAGCAAACAAAGATTGGCCCACTTTCAACAGATTTAATTGGAAAACGAGTAGCGGTCATCGGCGCTGGAAATACAGCAATCGATGGAGCGACATGTGCTGTTCGTTTAGGTGCTGACAATGTGAAAATTCTTTATCGAAGAACACAAAAAGAAATGACGGCTTATCAATTCGAATTTGAATTTGCCAAACAGGATGGTGTGGAGTTTAAGTGGCTGACAGCACCGAAAAAAATTATTGGTAATCAGGCCGGTGAAGTAGTAGCAATAGAATGCATCAAAATGAAATTAGGTGAGGCTGGGGCTGATGGTCGTCAAAGACCAGAAGAAGTTGCAGGATCTAATTTTATGATCGAAGTGGATGCGGTCATTAAAGCGATTGGTCAGACACGCTTTGTCTCATTGATTGAAGCATTTGGGTTGAAGCATACGAACGGTGTTGTCGATATTGATGAAGCGACAATGCAAACATCGAATCACAAAGTGTTTGCATGTGGAGATGTCGTATTCGGAAATGGACAAGGTGAGGCGATGGTTGTCACAGCTGTTCAGCAAGGGAAAGACGCAGCCTATATGATACATGAACGTTTACGTAAACCTAGCGAGATTGCATAA
- a CDS encoding HD domain-containing protein: MQHLKSVLELIKLGEKLKMELRHSWLSDGRRESVAEHTWRVALMAMAIESSLPLKVDSEKLLKMIIIHDLVEAYATDIPAFETMNNSEAKEMKVKNEIIAIERIRDLLGGKSGQLFYDYWFEFEQKNTYEAKVANALDKLEAQIQHNEADIDTWLPIEHEMTYMLGKHTDFDPVLTELKDLIEADGIQKLKESGFDTDAIKSKVLG, encoded by the coding sequence ATGCAACATCTAAAAAGTGTTTTAGAACTGATTAAACTGGGAGAAAAACTAAAAATGGAATTACGACATAGCTGGTTGTCAGATGGTCGCCGAGAAAGTGTTGCAGAACATACATGGCGTGTTGCCTTAATGGCAATGGCAATAGAATCGTCTCTTCCATTAAAAGTAGATAGTGAAAAACTTCTCAAAATGATTATTATCCATGACTTAGTAGAAGCATATGCAACTGATATTCCGGCTTTTGAAACAATGAATAATTCAGAAGCCAAAGAAATGAAAGTAAAGAATGAAATTATTGCAATTGAAAGAATCCGTGATTTGTTAGGAGGAAAGAGCGGTCAGTTGTTTTATGATTATTGGTTTGAATTCGAACAAAAAAACACTTACGAAGCTAAAGTTGCGAATGCCTTAGATAAATTAGAAGCGCAAATTCAACATAATGAAGCGGATATAGATACATGGTTACCGATAGAACATGAAATGACTTACATGTTGGGAAAACATACTGACTTTGACCCAGTATTGACTGAGCTAAAAGATTTAATAGAAGCTGATGGTATCCAAAAACTTAAAGAATCTGGTTTTGACACCGATGCTATAAAGTCAAAAGTTTTAGGATAA